GCAGACACTCTTAAATTTACTGGGGGAGAGGTCTTAGGGATTTTGTCTGTGGAAGCCCGAGGACCAATCTAAAACACTGACTAAGTATGTAGCGCCTTATCGCGGATCATTTGCGGACGGGGGTTCAATTCCCCCCGCCTCCACCAATTTAGAAAATAAAGAACCACCCACCGGGTGGTTTTTTATTTTCTAAATTGTTCGAGAGCTGAGTGATTGGACTCAAAGTGTTCAGGGGGTTCGCAAAAATGCCACGAAGGCATTTTTGGGGTGACGTAGTCAGCGCCGAAGGCGCCGAGGGCCAGGATGGACCGAGCCCCATTCCCCCCGCCGACCCACCGAGATCTCTGTTTGTGATTATCCGAGACTGCCTTCTGCCATGCTGCTAAGATCTTCATATCAGCAGCATGGAGGAACGTCATATGGCAGTCGAAAACACAAAACTAAAAATTTGGGTCGGAAGAATACTAAGCGGATTGGCAGTTCTATTTTTATCATTTGACGGCGTTACAAAGTTCTTCATGGATAAACTCCCACCCGAAGCTCTGGAAGCAGGCGCTGCTCTTCAATGGCCGATCGAAAAAATGCCACTTGTAGGCACAATTCTCTTAACCTGCTTACTTTTATACGTGATTCCAAGAACTGCAGTGCTTGGGGCAATCCTGCTTACGGGTTACCTGGGCGGAGCGATCGCAAGCCACGTGCGCGTTAGTAGTCCTCTGTTTACCCATACTCTACTTCCAATATACCTCGCCATCTTCATTTGGCTCGGACTTTACCTTAGAGACTCGAGGGTTAAGACTTTGATTTCCAAATAGGGACGCACCGTCCAACCATATACATATAAATTCTACCTATCGCTTTTAGGCTTCGCTTCACATTAAGATGCGCCGGTCACCAAAAACACTAAGGAGAATTTATGAACAAACTGGTTTTCTTATTAGTTCTTTTATTGGGATTTTCAGCTCAGGCAAAGACAACAACTGTTGAAACGTTAGTAAAGTGCCAACAAGACGATGGCGACCAATGGATTGAAGTGGGCATTGGTTTGAATGATGGCCCGGGCTTGCGTGCTTACGTAGTTGCGCATAACGATGACGATCTAAGTGCGAAATTAGTTACCTCAGTCGTAGTTACTAAATCCAATAGTAATGGCGAAGTTGTTTTCCAAGATAAATTTGGAACTATTCAACTAGCTGTTGCTGACCGTGGTACTTTCTTAGAAGGAAGCTTCAAACTTCTTCAAGATGGACCAAACAGCATCGTGCAAGACAATTTGAAATGCTACGAAAAGCTGCCAATGTCTTTTGAAAATTAATTATCAAAAGTAGGGCGAGAGTTCTCGTCCTACTTTTTCTGACAGTGGTTGCAGAAGTGACTCCACCGTTTTAACTTTCCTGTGACCTTCTTTTTTATGTTCCTCCCGCAAATGGGGCAGGACTTCTTACGCATTACTTGCCAGTTCCTTTTAAGAACATTCTCTTTTTTCCATTCGTAGAACTGCCATGCATAACGATTTGCTTCCTTCACCAAAGCTTTCAGGCGAGGTAGGGAAAGGTCTTTCACCTTGGTTTCGGGGTGAAGACGCGTGTTAAATTGAATTTCATTCTTCATGATATTACCAAGACCAGCAAAAATATCCTGATCCATAAGAACATCACAGACTTGCGCGTCCTGGTTCGCTTGGACGTTTTTTAGTGCCTTCTTACTGTCCCATTCAGGGGACATCAGATCTATGCTCCAATCATAATTTTTCTCAAAGCCCTTGGGTTGTTCCTTGATAGCACAACTATAAAAATAAATTTTAGAATCCCCGTAATCGAGCTCGAGTTTGGGAATCCGATTTTCGCGGGGATTATTGATGCGATAACTTCCGAACATCAAAAAATGTATTCTTAAGTTAACATCCGAAAAAAACAGCAGCAGGTGTTTTCCCCAGCTTCTAGCTGATTTAAGTGTTGAGCCACTGATAGCTCGAAGTGGAATCTTCGCAGTACCTGTAGCTTTTTTAATTTTTTTCTTTAGGAACGGTTTTAACTCTTCGCAAGCTATTACTATGGATGGACCTTCCATCTAAACCTTCCGGATAGATTTGTTCTGGATCATTATCTGCAGAGTCTTCGCATTAACCAAGGCTCAATGTAAAAAAGCAGGCACCCTTAAGAGCGTAAGGCAACAGACCAGTCTCTTTCTTCTTCAATCTAACTCCATTTTCTGAAAGCCCAAAGTGGGCGTTTTTCAGCCCTTGAGGTTTGTATGCTTTTCTTTCTACAAATTCTAGGAGCCATATTTATGAACTTTGCATTTCCCCAGACCGAGGGCGCTGAACCGCGCGCGAACATAGATCGTTTACGTGCTGATGTGACTGCTCTGACTTCAACAAAAATCCCTCGCTCTTATGAAAACTTAGCCGGATTAAAGGAAGCTGCAAAATATATTGAAAATGAATGGAAAAAATCGGGCTTAAAGGTTGCGTATCAAAAGTTTAAGGCTGGCAAAAATACTTACGAAAATGTTGTGACCACCATGGGCCCTAGCAAGGGTCCACGCATAGTAATAGGGGCGCACTATGATGTGGCAGGTCCTCTGCCTGGGGCTGATGATAATGCTAGTGGGATTGCTGGTTTACTTGAAATAGCAAGGCTCATACAACAGCGAAAGCCCACGCTTAAGTATCGCATTGATTTGGTAGCTTATACTTTAGAAGAGCCACCTTTTTTTGGATCAGATCAAATGGGAAGTGCGGTGCATGCGAAGTCATTGAAAGAATTAAAAGCAGAAGTACTTTTTATGTTGAGCCTAGAAATGGTCGGCTACTTCAGTGATAAAAAGAACTCACAGAGTTTTCCTATCCCTGAACTTGCCAAGATTTATCCTTCCACTGGGAATTTTATTGGGGTTGTCGGCGATCCGACAAGTAAAGCACTGGTAACGCAGGTGACTCGTCTTATGAAACAGGCATCTAAAGTGGATGTTCAGGCACTGAATGCTCCGCGAGAACTTCCGGGTGTGAGTCTTTCAGATCATAGTAGTTATTGGGAGTACGGTTATCCGGCGATAATGTTGACAGATACCGCGTTCATGCGGAACCCACACTATCACACTAAAGGCGATACCGCTGATACCTTAGATTATAAATCGATGGCTGAAGTCGTTGAAGGTGTATACAATGTTCTAATAAATTTTAGTAAATAGGTAGAAGGTCCCATAATGGATTCTAAAGTTGATAAGTTTCTAAAAAAGTCTAAGAAATGGCAGGAAGAAACGAAGGCATTACGTGGCATTCTTCTTCAAACAAAACTGGAAGAGGACTTAAAGTGGAATCTTCCGTGTTACACTCATGAAGATAGTAACATCGTTATCATTCAGCCCTTTAAAAACTACCTTGGTCTGATGTTTTTTAAAGGTGCTTTATTAAAAGATCCCAAAAACATTTTGGTCGACAATGGGCCTAATTCAAGTTCACCAAAACGTTTTGAATTTCGTTCTTTAGAAGAAATTAAACGCTTAAAGACCACAATTAAATCTTATATTAAAGAAGCAATCGCGATTGAAAATTCGGGGGTAAAGCTTGAGGTAAAGAAGAAACCTCAGACTGTTCCTGATGAACTTAAAAAAGCATTTGCAAAAAAGCCGGCTTTAAAAAAAGCATTTGCATCACTGACTCCGGGCCGTCAAAGGGCTTACCTGATGCATTTTTCTAGCGCGAAACAAGCTTCAACCCGTGAAGCGCGAATTGAAAAATACATTCCAAAAATAATGAAGG
This is a stretch of genomic DNA from Bdellovibrio reynosensis. It encodes these proteins:
- a CDS encoding DoxX family protein, with amino-acid sequence MAVENTKLKIWVGRILSGLAVLFLSFDGVTKFFMDKLPPEALEAGAALQWPIEKMPLVGTILLTCLLLYVIPRTAVLGAILLTGYLGGAIASHVRVSSPLFTHTLLPIYLAIFIWLGLYLRDSRVKTLISK
- a CDS encoding DNA-formamidopyrimidine glycosylase family protein is translated as MEGPSIVIACEELKPFLKKKIKKATGTAKIPLRAISGSTLKSARSWGKHLLLFFSDVNLRIHFLMFGSYRINNPRENRIPKLELDYGDSKIYFYSCAIKEQPKGFEKNYDWSIDLMSPEWDSKKALKNVQANQDAQVCDVLMDQDIFAGLGNIMKNEIQFNTRLHPETKVKDLSLPRLKALVKEANRYAWQFYEWKKENVLKRNWQVMRKKSCPICGRNIKKKVTGKLKRWSHFCNHCQKK
- a CDS encoding M28 family peptidase is translated as MNFAFPQTEGAEPRANIDRLRADVTALTSTKIPRSYENLAGLKEAAKYIENEWKKSGLKVAYQKFKAGKNTYENVVTTMGPSKGPRIVIGAHYDVAGPLPGADDNASGIAGLLEIARLIQQRKPTLKYRIDLVAYTLEEPPFFGSDQMGSAVHAKSLKELKAEVLFMLSLEMVGYFSDKKNSQSFPIPELAKIYPSTGNFIGVVGDPTSKALVTQVTRLMKQASKVDVQALNAPRELPGVSLSDHSSYWEYGYPAIMLTDTAFMRNPHYHTKGDTADTLDYKSMAEVVEGVYNVLINFSK
- a CDS encoding YdeI/OmpD-associated family protein, coding for MDSKVDKFLKKSKKWQEETKALRGILLQTKLEEDLKWNLPCYTHEDSNIVIIQPFKNYLGLMFFKGALLKDPKNILVDNGPNSSSPKRFEFRSLEEIKRLKTTIKSYIKEAIAIENSGVKLEVKKKPQTVPDELKKAFAKKPALKKAFASLTPGRQRAYLMHFSSAKQASTREARIEKYIPKIMKGIGLNDR